The following proteins are co-located in the Vidua chalybeata isolate OUT-0048 unplaced genomic scaffold, bVidCha1 merged haplotype W_reject_6, whole genome shotgun sequence genome:
- the LOC128783300 gene encoding uncharacterized protein LOC128783300, protein MEQRSLRGPKLAWVQEEEEGPGAAPIEEIKEVVRFKTLQEDAAVDRTQEQDPARGLFRRTVEVPAMVRYIHQWLMDNQFAEQRLNRALLDLTEEQPGDVVMTLLCVAPSCDRAAFTMWKSIMCSPRTAEPVQLMLLDVLGSWPEHSTFTSDGDKTGVFVLAATLVMWKILQVPCVPQMVTVYFPHLLVHLLFQVFFSTLDMPEEVDTFWKGCQQQYGLATSPNRFAVRTLKSLLCQMEHEDVVLAMERKRGWDTLLCADTHHYAVGLLAREISRVSIPLCSRIARYLLQLLSTLEPRWELPALAFLVEVLECLNLSGGSANRVLQILSRHLHSKCRDRRRLALRALLKLIDNPSMSEKMGSLTESLVELLCNADGEIVSMTVTLLSFISRDKDMLIGSSIALRLVEALLPLFDHDNSQVQLLSILLFQTLLSLPLQKDKKALKTHARQSLLPLFFHCHDEDGRVAQASQETLLCVAQFLKRRDLEKVVKKKKLWKFTECLLADDSSRAAEHLRQAMPYLESPEEPLREAAIRFLGMAGRQLRGKKEELQLICEALEGTANDISVAVGSLAIQTLYILQAVERAGYSLLDSLHDQLRRAWRTRPRLLGLGWLRCRSCAEC, encoded by the exons ATGGAGCAGAGATCCCTGAGAGGGCCCAAGCTGGCctgggtgcaggaggaggaagaaggccctggagctgccccaatAGAGGAGATCAAAGAGGTGGTGCGGTTCAAGACTCTACAGGAgg atgcagccGTGGACCGCACACAAGAGCAGGACCCTGCCCGTGGCCTCTTCCGCAGAACAGTGGAG GTGCCCGCCATGGTGAGGTACATCCACCAGTGGCTCATGGACAATCAGTTTGCTGAGCAGAGACTGAACAGGGCCCTGCTGGATCTCACCGAAGAACAGCCTGGTGATGTAGTAATGACACTCCTGTGTGTGGCCCCATCCTGTGACAG agctgctttcaccaTGTGGAAGAGCATCATGTGCTCGCCCAGGACTGCCGAGCCAGTGCAGCTGATGCTCCTCGATGTGCTGGGGAGTTGGCCAGAGCACAGCACGTTCACCTCTGATGGGGACAAAACGGGTGTCTTTGtcctggct GCAACTCTGGTGATGTGGAAGATCCTCCAGgtgccctgtgtcccacagaTGGTGACGGTGTATTTCCCCCACCTACTTGTGCATCTGCTCTTCCAAGTGTTCTTCAGCACTCTGGATATGCCAGAGGAGGTCGATACCTTCTGGAAGGGATGCCAGCAGCAATACGGccttgccaccagccccaacag GTTTGCAGTGCGGACCCTgaagtccctgctctgccaaatGGAGCACGAGGATGTGGTGCTGGCAATGGAACGCAAGCGTGGCTGGGACACgctgctgtgtgctgacacCCACCACTATGCCgtgggtctgctggccag ggagATATCCCGTGTCTCCATCCCCTTGTGCTCCCGGATCGCTCGctacctgctccagctgctcagcacactGGAGCCACGCTGGGAGCTGCCCGCCCTGGCGTTCCTTGTGGAG gtcctcGAGTGCCTGAACTTGAGTGGAGGCAGTGCTAACAGAGTCCTGCAAATCTTGTCAAGGCACCTGCACAGCAAGTGCAGGGACAGGCGTCGCCTGGCGCTCAGGGCCCTTCTCAAGCTCATTGACAATCCCTCGATG agtgaaaaaatgggGAGCCTGACTGAAAGTCTTGTGGAGCTCCTGTGCAACGCAGATGGAGAGATAGTTAGCATGACAGTCACGCTCCTCAGCTTTATCTCCCGGGACAAGGACATGCTGATAGGCAGCTCCATTGCACTGCGGCTGGTTGAGGCGCTCCTGCCACTCTTTGACCAC GACAATAGCCaggtgcagctgctctccatcctgctcttccaaacattgctgtctcttccactgcaaaaggacaaaaaggccCTGAAGACACACGCGCgccagagcctgctgccacTCTTCTTCCACTGCCATGATGAGGATGGGcgtgtggcacag gcttctcagGAAACGCTGCTTTGTGTGGCCCAGTTCCTGAAGAGGAGGGATCTGGAAAAAgtggtgaagaagaagaagctgtGGAAGTTCACCGAGTGCCTG ctggcagacGACAGCAgcagagcggccgagcacctgcGCCAGGCCATGCCCTAcctggagagcccagaggagccccTGCGAGAGGCGGCCATCAGGTTCCTGG GGATGGCCGGGCGGCAGctgagggggaagaaggaagagctcCAGCTCATCTGTGAGG CCCTTGAAGGCACGGCAAATGACATCAGCGTCGCCGTTGGAAGCCTGGCAATTCAAACATTGTACATCCTCCAGGCAGTAGAGAGAGCTGGATATTCCCTCTTGGACAGCCTGCATGATCAGCTCCGCAGGGCATGGAGGACACGGCCTCGTCTCTTGGGGCTCGGCTGGCTGCGCTGCCGGAGCTGTGCAGAGTGCTGA
- the LOC128783236 gene encoding serine/threonine-protein kinase pim-1-like has product MPRLHDSGILPLLILWQKNPADAASRKAPLGGAAPCPPLPVPPRSRLRRALSPPRCRPAPAPSPTASPAASPLRAPPLVSSAAGPEPPQSGAARQAAARRALGLPGQKSGSAVPPARAEKPPLEQLYREGPLLGSGGCGSVYSGTRLADGAPVAIKRVCRDRIPEWARLHNGALVPLELALLWMVSCPGFRGVVRLLDWFELPDGFALVMERPQRCQDLWDFLHERGFLTEPVARGLFRQVLEAVRHCTSRGVLHRDIKAENVLVDLATGEAKLIDFGCGTILQDTFYTRMSGTPEYSPPEWILFGCYHGQPATIWSLGILLYHLVCGHLPFHTNEEDIVRGQLFFPPRVSQECQHLIRWCLSMDPADRPSLEDLFEHSWLQEPCLAQETAEIHPCAQ; this is encoded by the exons ATGCCACGACTCCATGATTCTGGGATacttcccctcctcatcctctggcagAAAAA cccggctgATGCCGCGTCCCGCAAGGCGCCCctcggcggggccgccccgtgCCCGCCCCTGCCCGTCCCGCCGCGGAGCCGCCTCCGCCGGGCTCTCTCC ccgccccgctgccgccccgcgcccgccccgtcCCCGACAGCGTCGCCGGCGGCTTCCCCGCTCCGAGCTCCGCCGCTCGTCAGCTcggccgccggccccgagccgccgcAGTCCGGGGCGGCTCGGCAAGCAGCGGCGCGCCGGGCGCTCGGCTTGCCGGGGCAGAAGAGCGGGAGCGCGGTGCCGCCCGCACGGGCGGAGAAgcctcccctggagcagctctacCGGGAGGGCCCGCTGCTGGGGAGCGGCGGCTGCGGCAGCGTTTACTCCGGGACCCGGCTCGCCGACGGCGCCCCG GTGGCCATCAAGCGAGTGTGCCGCGATCGCATCCCGGAGTGGGCGCGGCTG CACAACGGCGCCCTggtgcccctggagctggcGCTGCTGTGGATGGTGTCGTGCCCCGGCTTCCGCGGCGTCGTGCGGCTCCTGGACTGGTTCGAGCTGCCCGACGGCTTCGCGCTGGTCATGGAGCGTCCGCAGCGCTGTCAGGACCTCTGGGACTTCCTGCACGAGCGGGGGTTCCTGACGGAGCCCGTGGCGCGGGGGCTGTtccgccaggtgctggaggccgtgcggCACTGCACCAGCCGCGGCGTCCTGCACCGCGACATCAAGGCCGAGAACGTCCTCGTCGACCTGGCCACGGGCGAGGCGAAGCTCATCGACTTCGGCTGCGGCACGATCCTCCAGGACACGTTCTACACCCGGATGTCAG GAACGCCGGAGTACAGCCCACCAGAGTGGATCCTCTTTGGCTGCTACCATGGCCAGCCAGCCaccatctggtccctgggcatcctgctcTATCACCTGGTCTGCGGGCACCTTCCTTTCCACACAAATGAGGAGGACATTGTCCGGGGCCAGCTCTTCTTCCCGCCCCGGGTGTCTCAAG agtgTCAGCACCTCATCAGGTGGTGTTTATCCATGGACCCCGCAGACAGGCCATCACTGGAAGACCTTTTTGAGCAttcttggctgcaggagccctgcctggcccaggagacagcagagatccatccctgtgctcagtag
- the LOC128783262 gene encoding uncharacterized protein LOC128783262: protein MWKILQVPCVPQMVTVYFPHLLVHLLFQVFFSTLDMPEEVDTFWKGCQQQYGLATSPNRFAVRTLKSLLCQMEHEDVVLAMERKRGWDTLLCADTHHYAVGLLAREISRVSIPLCSRIARYLLQLLSTLEPRWELPALAFLVEVLECLNLSGGSANRVLQILSRHLHSKCRDRRRLALRALLKLIDNPSMSEKMWSLTESLVELLCDADGEIVSMAVMLLSFISRDKDMLIASSIALRLVEALLPLFDHDNSQVQLLSILLFQTLVSLPLQKDKKALKTHVRQSLLPLFFHCHDEDGRVAQASQETLLCVAQFLKRRDLEKVVKKKKLWKFTECLLADDSSRAAEHLRQAMPYLESPEEPLREAAIRFLGMAGRQLRGKKEELQLICEALEGTANDISVAVGSLAIQTLYILQAVERAGYSLLDSLHDQLRRAWRTRPRLLGLGWLRCRSCAEC from the exons ATGTGGAAGATCCTCCAGgtgccctgtgtcccacagaTGGTGACGGTGTATTTCCCCCACCTACTTGTGCATCTGCTCTTCCAAGTGTTCTTCAGCACTCTGGATATGCCAGAGGAGGTCGATACCTTCTGGAAGGGATGCCAGCAGCAATACGGccttgccaccagccccaacag GTTTGCAGTGCGGACCCTgaagtccctgctctgccaaatGGAGCACGAGGATGTGGTGCTGGCAATGGAACGCAAGCGTGGCTGGGACACgctgctgtgtgctgacacCCACCACTATGCCgtgggtctgctggccag ggagATATCCCGTGTCTCCATCCCCTTGTGCTCCCGCATCGCTCGctacctgctccagctgctcagcacactGGAGCCACGCTGGGAGCTGCCCGCCCTGGCGTTCCTTGTGGAG gtcctcGAGTGCCTGAACTTGAGTGGAGGCAGTGCTAACAGAGTCCTGCAAATCTTGTCAAGGCACCTGCACAGCAAGTGCAGGGACAGGCGTCGCCTGGCGCTCAGGGCCCTTCTCAAGCTCATTGACAATCCCTCCATG agtgaaaaaatgtGGAGCCTGACTGAAAGTCTTGTGGAGCTCCTGTGCGACGCAGATGGAGAGATAGTTAGCATGGCTGTCATGCTCCTCAGCTTTATCTCCCGGGACAAGGACATGCTGATAGCCAGCTCCATTGCACTGCGGCTGGTTGAGGCGCTCCTGCCACTCTTTGACCAC GACAATAGCCaggtgcagctgctctccatcctgctcTTCCAAACATTGGTGTCTCTTCCActgcaaaaggacaaaaaggccCTGAAGACACACGTGCGACAGAGTCTGCTGCCACTCTTCTTCCACTGCCATGATGAGGATGGGcgtgtggcacag gcttctcagGAAACGCTGCTTTGTGTGGCCCAGTTCCTGAAGAGGAGGGATCTGGAAAAAgtggtgaagaagaagaagctgtGGAAGTTCACCGAGTGCCTG ctggcagacGACAGCAgcagagcggccgagcacctgcGCCAGGCCATGCCCTAcctggagagcccagaggagccccTGCGAGAGGCGGCCATCAGGTTCCTGG GGATGGCCGGGCGGCAGctgagggggaagaaggaagagctcCAGCTCATCTGTGAGG CCCTTGAAGGCACGGCAAATGACATCAGCGTCGCCGTTGGAAGCCTAGCAATTCAAACATTGTACATCCTCCAGGCAGTAGAGAGAGCTGGATATTCCCTCTTGGACAGCCTGCATGATCAGCTCCGCAGGGCATGGAGGACACGGCCTCGTCTCTTGGGGCTCGGCTGGCTGCGCTGCCGGAGCTGTGCAGAGTGCTGA